One Paraburkholderia aromaticivorans genomic region harbors:
- a CDS encoding cobalamin-binding protein encodes MPPRAVDAAGVAHDPAGAAARIVSLVPSITELLFALGLDRQIVGRTGFCVHPHDKVRQVRKVGGTKAVNLDAIRALRPTHLIVNIDENERDTVEQLREFVPHIVVTHPRTPRDNLALYTLLGAIFDRTQEARRLSEALEARLREAAAHALTPQNVLYLIWREPWMTVARDTYISTMLRLVNWHTLPVVQGGAAGAARYPTLDFDTAPWLAQVDRILLSSEPFRFTQVHCDALKRDARLAGKRIELIDGEMVSWYGVRAIEGIAYLLQRAAAA; translated from the coding sequence ATGCCACCCCGTGCGGTCGATGCAGCCGGCGTCGCGCACGATCCAGCAGGCGCCGCGGCGCGCATCGTTTCGCTGGTGCCGAGCATCACCGAACTGCTGTTCGCGCTCGGTCTCGACAGGCAGATTGTCGGCCGCACCGGCTTTTGCGTGCATCCCCACGACAAGGTGCGGCAGGTACGCAAGGTCGGTGGCACCAAGGCCGTGAATCTCGACGCCATTCGTGCGTTGCGCCCCACTCATCTGATCGTCAATATCGACGAAAACGAGCGCGATACCGTCGAGCAATTGCGCGAGTTCGTGCCGCATATCGTCGTGACGCATCCGCGGACACCGCGGGACAATCTGGCGCTCTACACGCTGCTGGGCGCGATCTTCGATCGTACGCAGGAAGCGCGGCGCCTGAGCGAAGCGCTCGAAGCCCGCCTTCGCGAAGCGGCGGCGCATGCGCTCACTCCGCAAAACGTGCTGTATCTGATCTGGCGCGAGCCGTGGATGACCGTGGCGCGCGACACCTATATCTCGACGATGCTGCGGCTCGTGAACTGGCACACGCTGCCGGTCGTGCAAGGCGGCGCGGCAGGCGCCGCGCGTTACCCGACACTCGACTTCGACACCGCGCCGTGGCTCGCCCAGGTCGACCGCATCCTGCTCTCCAGCGAGCCGTTTCGCTTCACACAGGTCCATTGCGACGCACTGAAACGCGACGCGCGGCTGGCCGGCAAGCGTATCGAGTTGATCGATGGGGAAATGGTGTCGTGGTACGGCGTGCGCGCGATCGAAGGCATCGCTTATCTGCTGCAGCGCGCCGCGGCGGCCTAA
- a CDS encoding thiol:disulfide interchange protein DsbA/DsbL, which translates to MKKLLSILFLSLGLVAAAAQASPTAPVSGKDFTVLPTAQPTDVPAGKIEVTEFFWYGCPHCNEFNPYLEAWVKKQGPDVVFKRVPVAFRDDFIPHSKMYHALDALGLATQLTPKVFNEIHVNKDYLLTPEDQAKFLAKNGVDPKKYMDAYNSFSTQSALQKDKKLLDDYKIDGVPTLAVQGKYETGPAATNSLPGTIQVLDYLVAQVRAKKM; encoded by the coding sequence ATGAAGAAACTGCTGAGCATTCTGTTCCTCTCGCTGGGCCTCGTCGCCGCCGCGGCACAGGCATCGCCAACCGCGCCGGTGTCGGGCAAGGATTTCACCGTGCTGCCCACCGCGCAGCCTACGGACGTCCCCGCCGGCAAGATCGAAGTCACCGAATTCTTTTGGTACGGCTGTCCGCACTGCAACGAATTCAACCCGTACCTCGAAGCGTGGGTGAAGAAACAAGGTCCGGACGTGGTGTTCAAGCGCGTGCCGGTCGCCTTCCGCGACGACTTCATTCCGCATTCCAAGATGTATCACGCGCTCGATGCGCTCGGCCTTGCCACGCAGCTCACGCCGAAGGTCTTCAATGAAATCCACGTCAACAAAGACTATCTGCTGACGCCGGAAGATCAGGCCAAATTCCTCGCGAAGAACGGCGTCGATCCGAAGAAGTACATGGACGCGTACAACTCGTTCTCGACGCAAAGCGCGCTGCAGAAGGACAAGAAGCTGCTGGACGACTACAAGATCGACGGCGTGCCGACGCTGGCCGTGCAGGGCAAGTATGAAACCGGCCCCGCCGCGACCAACAGCCTGCCGGGCACGATCCAGGTGCTGGACTATCTGGTCGCGCAGGTCCGCGCCAAGAAGATGTAA
- a CDS encoding SDR family oxidoreductase: MSSPLKVFITGASSGIGLALAADYARRGAILGLVARRGDALAAFQQSHPQNTVSIYSVDVRDAEALADAAAQFIARHGLPDVVIANAGISRGAVTGHGDLRTFREVMDINYFGMVATFEPFAAAMIAAKRGTLVGIASVASVRGLPGSGAYSASKSAALKYLEALRVEMRPHDVGVVTIAPGYIRTPMTEHNPYTMPFLMDADRFAVKVAQAIERQTAFAVFPWQMRVVAMLLHVLPRWLYDRAFERAPRKPRAATEAE; the protein is encoded by the coding sequence ATGAGTTCACCGCTGAAGGTTTTCATTACCGGCGCCTCGAGTGGCATAGGCCTCGCGCTCGCCGCCGACTATGCGCGGCGCGGCGCGATTCTCGGCCTCGTTGCCCGCCGCGGCGACGCTCTCGCCGCCTTCCAGCAGTCCCATCCGCAGAACACCGTCTCCATCTATTCCGTCGACGTACGCGACGCCGAAGCGCTCGCCGATGCAGCCGCGCAGTTCATCGCGCGGCACGGCTTGCCGGATGTCGTGATCGCTAACGCCGGCATCAGCCGCGGCGCGGTCACCGGCCACGGCGACCTGCGCACCTTCCGCGAAGTGATGGACATCAACTACTTCGGCATGGTCGCCACCTTCGAGCCGTTCGCCGCCGCGATGATCGCCGCGAAACGCGGCACGCTGGTCGGTATCGCCAGCGTCGCCAGTGTGCGCGGCTTGCCGGGCTCCGGCGCGTACAGCGCGTCGAAATCGGCGGCGCTCAAGTATCTGGAGGCGTTGCGCGTCGAAATGCGGCCGCATGATGTCGGCGTGGTCACTATTGCGCCCGGCTATATCCGCACGCCGATGACCGAGCACAACCCATACACCATGCCGTTCCTGATGGACGCCGACCGTTTCGCGGTCAAGGTGGCGCAGGCGATCGAGCGTCAAACGGCGTTCGCGGTGTTTCCCTGGCAGATGCGCGTGGTGGCCATGCTGCTGCACGTGCTGCCGCGCTGGCTCTACGACCGCGCTTTCGAGCGCGCGCCGCGCAAGCCGCGCGCCGCCACCGAAGCCGAGTAA
- a CDS encoding SPOR domain-containing protein: MQVIHTMAKPRRTTKQSKQTGGTFLGIVLGLIVGLAIAVVVALYITRAPTPFVSKVAPPAASDSGATQPQYDPNRPLQGKTPGQPVPQAAQPSPPNTAPGQTNSQTQSGMLEEPQIVEVPPANGNSGNANGTAVAPKPAQDNGNGTATAPPKKPQASSAPAATAAGSAPKSSSSATAANAKPGSGAAPTPGDANTGYFLQVGAYKTTADAEQQRARLAFQGFESKVTQRDAGGVTYYRVRIGPFSKFEDMNSSRQRLSDAGVDTAVIRFTKQ; encoded by the coding sequence TTGCAGGTGATTCATACGATGGCAAAACCACGCCGCACAACAAAGCAATCGAAACAAACCGGGGGGACTTTTCTCGGCATCGTGCTGGGCCTGATCGTCGGCCTTGCGATCGCGGTAGTGGTGGCGCTGTATATCACCCGTGCGCCCACGCCCTTCGTCTCGAAAGTAGCGCCGCCCGCGGCGTCCGATTCGGGCGCGACTCAGCCGCAATACGATCCGAACCGTCCGCTGCAAGGCAAGACGCCGGGTCAACCGGTGCCGCAAGCCGCGCAGCCGTCGCCGCCGAACACCGCGCCGGGCCAGACCAACTCGCAGACGCAGTCGGGCATGCTGGAAGAACCGCAGATCGTCGAAGTGCCGCCCGCCAACGGCAACAGCGGCAACGCGAACGGCACGGCCGTTGCGCCGAAGCCCGCGCAGGATAACGGCAACGGCACGGCCACCGCGCCGCCGAAGAAGCCGCAAGCCTCCAGCGCGCCGGCCGCCACTGCGGCAGGGTCGGCGCCGAAGAGCAGTTCGTCCGCCACGGCCGCCAACGCCAAGCCCGGTTCGGGCGCGGCGCCGACGCCGGGTGATGCGAACACTGGCTACTTCCTGCAAGTCGGCGCATACAAGACCACGGCAGACGCCGAACAGCAGCGCGCGCGTCTCGCCTTCCAGGGCTTCGAATCGAAAGTGACGCAGCGCGATGCCGGCGGCGTCACGTATTACCGCGTGCGTATCGGGCCGTTCTCGAAGTTCGAAGACATGAATTCGAGCCGTCAGCGTTTGTCGGACGCGGGCGTGGATACCGCAGTGATCCGCTTCACGAAGCAATAA